The proteins below are encoded in one region of Herpetosiphon gulosus:
- a CDS encoding DoxX family protein translates to MKSAQLSAIGWTLLRVVVGMVFVIHGWSKVTMIGGVAATFGNEYQLPIPAVLAWLVATVEFLGGLALTAGVYSRWAALLLGCVMLGAIKVHWGSFFYYANGMEYDLVLLTVCTVICLNGGGPYSVDTMIINKPPAKKPA, encoded by the coding sequence ATGAAAAGCGCACAACTGAGTGCTATCGGCTGGACGCTATTACGAGTCGTTGTCGGCATGGTCTTCGTGATCCATGGATGGTCGAAAGTTACAATGATTGGCGGGGTGGCTGCCACCTTTGGCAATGAGTATCAGCTACCAATTCCGGCGGTATTGGCTTGGTTGGTCGCGACTGTCGAATTTTTGGGCGGCTTGGCATTAACCGCTGGGGTTTATAGCCGTTGGGCCGCGCTTTTGCTAGGTTGTGTGATGTTGGGCGCGATCAAAGTCCATTGGGGCAGTTTCTTTTATTATGCCAATGGCATGGAATACGATCTGGTTTTGCTAACCGTCTGTACTGTCATTTGTTTGAATGGCGGTGGCCCTTATTCAGTTGATACCATGATCATCAACAAACCACCAGCCAAAAAACCAGCCTAA
- a CDS encoding metal-binding protein: MPDGKTHDMLTVFTGIVGIPIIWRIVPNSDLLGAFVWAGSHIVSGMAFSPDLDLASEPYNRWGPLRFIWWPYRELVPHRAGISHSLVFGPLFRLGYFLVMVWLSFYLGMTLINSFTPVDTATISAAFIADLKALWYSDRQLIVYSLVGFVTGGAVHSIADWLIEGREPYHKSLLMPWRKRRRKRRRDDDWGW, from the coding sequence ATGCCTGATGGTAAAACTCATGATATGTTGACGGTCTTTACGGGCATTGTTGGCATTCCGATTATTTGGCGGATTGTACCAAATAGCGATTTATTAGGCGCATTTGTTTGGGCCGGAAGCCATATTGTTTCGGGCATGGCCTTCTCGCCCGATTTGGATTTGGCTTCCGAACCCTATAACCGTTGGGGGCCGTTGCGCTTTATTTGGTGGCCGTATCGTGAGCTTGTGCCGCATCGTGCTGGGATTTCGCATAGCCTCGTGTTTGGCCCATTATTTCGGCTTGGTTATTTTTTGGTGATGGTCTGGCTCTCATTTTATTTGGGCATGACCTTAATCAATAGCTTCACGCCAGTTGATACTGCCACCATCAGCGCCGCCTTTATTGCCGATCTCAAAGCGCTGTGGTATAGCGATCGCCAACTAATCGTCTATTCTTTGGTTGGTTTTGTGACAGGCGGGGCGGTGCATTCAATTGCCGATTGGCTGATTGAAGGCCGCGAGCCATATCATAAATCGCTGTTGATGCCTTGGCGCAAACGTCGCCGCAAGCGCCGCCGTGACGACGATTGGGGCTGGTAA
- the gyrA gene encoding DNA gyrase subunit A, with the protein MEIGIVKPVAIVDEMRTAYLDYAMSVIVSRALPDARDGLKPVQRRILYAMFREGLLHNVRYSKCAGVVGEVLKKYHPHGDASVYDALVRLAQPWNMRYPLVDGQGNFGCFTGDTKIKLLDGTEKSFEELAQLPYDEIFYVYSVDQQGKIVVGEGRSSRITLRQAQLVELTFDDGSVVRCTPDHKFMLRDQTWKEAQHLTIDDSLMAGYFDRHNPSLVLQPQTGTFENLNLPQISNAESSTNIWNSANQAMVQHASRLLAQFGQAGLNATLYDAQRAETIPSSAKAIQAFGSFEQLVQTASTYNHRVVGLRWLDETADVYDITVNEYHNFMLANGCVVHNSVDGDAAAAYRYTEARLKEIAEELLRDIDRDTVNFGPNFDGGYQEPLVLPARLPNLLLNGSAGIAVGMATNIPPHNLGELCDGIGYLVDNPDATVEDLIKFIPGPDFPTGGSILGTEGIISAYSSGRGRILIRAKAHIEEAARGAFHIVVTELPYQVNKARLIERIAELVKDKRIEGIRDVRDESDRSGIRMVIILKQDAQPKKVLNHLFKYTSMQTTFGANMLALVEDGKQPRTLSLKKALQEYIEHRQIVIRRRTEHDLAKAKARAHILEGLKIALDQLDEVIATIRASRTAETARSNLMKNFKLSELQSQAILEMQLRRLAGLERKKIEDEYKEVLGTIADLEDILSKPERVFKIIKDDVAELKEKYGDVRRSRIIADATGDISTEDLIPDMNVLVTVTDRGYIKKLPGDTYRVQNRGGRGIKGMTTKEDDVVAHLLMCNTLNDLLFFTNRGKVYQLKVHEVPDASRTAKGLPLVNLISLEPGELVTSLIAVPDFDDGEYLVMTTVKGRIKRTKLSEYSSVRSNGLIAIGLDTGDELRWVKTSNGDEDILMTTQHGQTIRFSQAEVRPMGRPASGVIGIKMSAKDQVVGMDLVRPDSQLLVITSHGMGKRTDLEDYPVKGRATQGVITMRLKPGDEIAAALVLTDSDIVTTITRNGVVMRTRADKISKYGRTTQGVTVINLDKKDLVAAVSAEPPVDDKSDDSDANDSPGTVTLTA; encoded by the coding sequence ATGGAAATAGGGATTGTCAAGCCTGTTGCGATTGTTGACGAGATGCGTACCGCCTATCTCGATTATGCAATGAGTGTGATTGTATCGCGGGCCTTACCTGATGCTCGCGATGGCCTCAAACCGGTGCAGCGGCGGATTTTATATGCAATGTTCCGCGAAGGACTATTGCACAATGTGCGCTATTCCAAATGCGCTGGGGTGGTCGGCGAAGTGCTCAAGAAGTATCACCCTCACGGTGATGCTTCGGTTTACGATGCCCTCGTGCGCCTCGCCCAACCATGGAATATGCGCTATCCGCTCGTCGATGGCCAAGGGAATTTTGGCTGTTTCACTGGCGATACCAAAATCAAGCTGCTTGATGGCACTGAAAAAAGCTTTGAAGAACTCGCTCAACTCCCATATGACGAGATTTTCTATGTATATTCAGTTGATCAGCAAGGCAAGATTGTTGTTGGTGAAGGCCGATCATCACGGATTACTCTCCGCCAAGCTCAGTTGGTTGAATTGACTTTCGATGATGGCTCAGTGGTGCGTTGTACTCCTGATCACAAATTTATGTTACGTGATCAAACGTGGAAAGAAGCTCAACATTTAACCATCGACGACAGCTTGATGGCTGGCTATTTTGATCGCCATAATCCGTCACTGGTTTTGCAACCCCAAACTGGTACATTCGAAAATCTCAATTTGCCCCAAATTAGCAACGCCGAATCCTCAACAAATATCTGGAATAGCGCCAATCAAGCTATGGTGCAACACGCTTCACGATTGCTTGCTCAATTTGGGCAGGCGGGATTGAATGCAACACTGTATGATGCGCAACGGGCTGAAACGATTCCTAGCAGCGCGAAAGCAATCCAAGCCTTTGGCTCGTTTGAGCAATTGGTGCAAACTGCATCAACCTATAACCATCGGGTGGTTGGATTACGCTGGTTAGATGAGACGGCAGATGTTTATGATATTACGGTCAATGAATATCATAACTTTATGCTTGCCAACGGCTGTGTTGTGCATAACTCGGTTGATGGCGACGCAGCGGCGGCCTACCGATACACTGAAGCGCGGCTCAAAGAAATTGCCGAGGAATTGTTGCGCGATATCGACCGCGATACGGTGAATTTCGGCCCCAACTTCGATGGCGGCTATCAAGAGCCATTGGTGTTGCCAGCCCGCTTGCCCAACTTGCTGCTCAATGGTTCAGCCGGGATCGCGGTTGGGATGGCTACTAATATTCCACCACATAACCTTGGTGAGCTGTGCGATGGCATCGGCTACTTGGTTGACAATCCCGATGCGACGGTTGAAGATTTGATCAAGTTCATCCCCGGCCCCGACTTCCCAACCGGCGGCTCGATTTTGGGCACTGAAGGGATTATCAGCGCCTATTCGAGTGGCCGTGGCCGGATTTTGATTCGGGCCAAAGCCCATATCGAAGAAGCTGCTCGCGGTGCGTTCCATATCGTCGTGACCGAATTGCCCTATCAAGTTAACAAAGCCCGTTTGATCGAACGGATTGCTGAGTTAGTCAAAGATAAACGGATCGAAGGGATTCGCGATGTGCGCGATGAATCCGACCGCTCGGGGATTCGCATGGTGATTATTTTGAAACAAGATGCTCAGCCCAAGAAGGTGCTGAATCATCTATTCAAATATACCAGCATGCAAACCACCTTCGGCGCAAATATGTTGGCCTTGGTCGAAGATGGCAAGCAGCCGCGCACGCTGTCGCTCAAAAAAGCCTTGCAAGAATATATCGAGCATCGCCAAATTGTAATTCGGCGGCGTACCGAGCATGATCTAGCCAAAGCCAAAGCACGGGCGCATATTCTCGAAGGCTTGAAAATTGCCCTCGATCAGCTTGATGAGGTGATTGCCACGATTCGGGCTAGCCGCACTGCTGAAACTGCTCGTAGCAACTTGATGAAAAACTTCAAGCTCAGCGAATTACAATCGCAAGCGATCTTGGAAATGCAATTGCGGCGCTTGGCTGGCCTCGAACGCAAAAAAATCGAGGATGAATATAAAGAAGTCTTGGGGACGATTGCCGACCTTGAAGATATTTTGTCTAAGCCCGAACGGGTTTTCAAAATTATCAAGGACGATGTGGCCGAACTCAAAGAAAAATATGGTGATGTACGGCGCTCACGGATCATTGCCGATGCCACTGGCGATATCAGCACCGAAGATCTAATTCCCGACATGAATGTGTTGGTAACCGTGACTGATCGTGGCTACATCAAGAAATTGCCTGGCGATACCTATCGTGTGCAAAATCGCGGTGGCCGTGGCATTAAGGGCATGACCACCAAAGAAGATGATGTGGTGGCACACCTTTTGATGTGTAACACCCTGAACGATCTTTTATTCTTTACCAACCGTGGCAAAGTCTATCAACTCAAAGTTCACGAAGTTCCCGATGCCAGCCGTACTGCCAAAGGCCTGCCGTTGGTCAACTTGATCTCACTCGAACCAGGCGAATTGGTGACATCATTGATAGCCGTGCCCGATTTCGACGATGGCGAATATTTGGTGATGACCACTGTCAAAGGTCGAATCAAGCGTACCAAGTTGAGCGAATATAGCTCAGTGCGCTCGAATGGCTTGATCGCGATCGGGCTTGATACTGGCGACGAACTGCGCTGGGTCAAAACCAGCAATGGCGATGAAGATATTTTGATGACCACTCAACATGGTCAAACTATCCGCTTCAGTCAAGCCGAAGTACGTCCGATGGGTCGGCCAGCTAGCGGCGTGATTGGCATCAAAATGTCAGCCAAAGATCAAGTGGTCGGGATGGATTTGGTGCGGCCAGATTCACAACTTTTGGTGATTACCTCGCACGGCATGGGCAAGCGCACCGACCTCGAAGACTATCCAGTCAAGGGGCGGGCAACCCAAGGCGTGATTACCATGCGGCTCAAGCCAGGCGATGAAATTGCCGCCGCCTTGGTATTGACTGATAGCGACATTGTGACCACAATTACTCGCAATGGTGTCGTGATGCGGACTCGTGCCGACAAGATTTCCAAGTATGGGCGCACAACTCAAGGTGTAACCGTAATCAATCTTGATAAGAAAGATTTGGTCGCAGCAGTTTCGGCTGAACCCCCAGTCGATGACAAGAGCGACGATTCAGATGCCAACGATAGCCCTGGCACGGTAACCCTCACAGCTTAA
- the hutH gene encoding histidine ammonia-lyase — MECLVLNGEQLTVDSLVAAARNPAIKVELAPEAIERMHYSRAAVERFVAEGRVVYGITTGFGHFQNRTIDRDHVRELQRNIIMSHSTGTGTPLRRDQVRAMLIVRVNTLAKGFSGIRPLVAQALLDLLNADILPIIPCQGSLGASGDLAPLAHACLILLGLGEAVAPGQSPVHGQRLSGAEVLARLNQEPLVLEAKEGLALTNGTALLSGLAALAIYDAEQLCRSAETIAALSMEALAALPAAFDQRLHAIRPHPRQLDSARSIRQLLQGSSFVYPNQAADPTIYGPHKVQDAYSLRCVPQVHGAIRDAACYGRWATEIELNSATDNPLIVPVDPEQPHGEYEAISGGNFHGEPLALAMDFLKVALSELGNISERRTARLVDAGLNGNLLAPFLTEQGGLHSGMMLIQYTAVALASENKVLVHPAAADTIPTSGNQEDHVSLGPTAARQAAEMLDNVVGILACEALCAAQAIDLRWRKHEHLQLGQGTAPAHQAIRQVVPFLTEDTVMYPHIEGLKRLIQAGKLALAE, encoded by the coding sequence GTGGAATGTTTAGTGCTCAATGGCGAGCAGTTAACAGTTGATAGTTTGGTGGCTGCCGCTCGTAATCCGGCAATTAAGGTCGAATTAGCACCCGAAGCAATTGAACGAATGCACTATTCTCGCGCCGCCGTCGAGCGGTTTGTGGCCGAGGGTCGCGTGGTTTATGGGATTACCACCGGCTTTGGTCATTTTCAAAATCGCACAATCGATCGCGACCATGTGCGCGAGTTGCAACGCAATATTATTATGAGCCATTCCACTGGCACGGGCACGCCGTTGCGCCGCGACCAAGTACGTGCGATGTTGATAGTGCGGGTCAATACCTTGGCTAAAGGCTTTTCAGGGATTCGCCCGCTGGTTGCCCAAGCTTTGCTTGATCTGCTCAACGCCGATATTTTGCCAATTATTCCTTGCCAAGGCTCGCTTGGAGCCAGCGGCGATTTGGCTCCCTTGGCTCATGCCTGCTTAATTTTGCTTGGCTTGGGTGAGGCGGTTGCTCCAGGTCAATCGCCAGTTCATGGTCAACGCCTGAGCGGAGCCGAGGTATTAGCTCGATTAAATCAAGAACCTTTAGTTTTAGAGGCTAAAGAGGGCTTGGCATTAACCAATGGCACGGCGCTGTTGAGTGGCTTAGCGGCCTTGGCAATCTATGATGCTGAACAATTGTGTCGTAGTGCCGAAACCATTGCCGCCTTGTCGATGGAAGCTTTGGCGGCTTTGCCAGCAGCCTTCGATCAACGGTTGCATGCAATTCGTCCGCATCCACGTCAGCTTGATAGTGCGCGGAGCATTCGTCAACTGTTGCAAGGCAGCAGCTTTGTTTACCCCAACCAAGCCGCTGATCCGACGATTTATGGGCCGCATAAAGTCCAAGATGCCTACTCGTTGCGCTGTGTGCCGCAAGTCCATGGGGCAATTCGTGATGCCGCTTGTTATGGGCGTTGGGCCACCGAGATTGAACTCAACAGCGCCACCGATAACCCCTTAATTGTTCCAGTTGATCCTGAGCAGCCCCATGGCGAATATGAGGCAATTTCGGGTGGCAACTTTCATGGTGAACCATTAGCGCTAGCAATGGATTTTCTAAAAGTGGCCTTGAGCGAATTGGGCAACATCAGCGAGCGCCGCACCGCCCGCTTGGTTGATGCAGGCTTGAATGGCAATTTATTAGCGCCATTTTTAACCGAACAAGGTGGTTTGCACTCCGGTATGATGTTGATTCAATATACTGCTGTGGCCTTGGCGAGCGAAAATAAAGTGCTTGTACACCCCGCTGCTGCTGATACGATTCCTACTTCAGGTAACCAAGAAGATCATGTCAGTCTGGGGCCGACCGCCGCCCGTCAGGCAGCCGAGATGCTCGATAATGTGGTGGGCATTTTGGCTTGCGAAGCCTTGTGTGCCGCCCAAGCAATTGATTTACGTTGGCGCAAACACGAGCATTTGCAACTTGGTCAAGGCACTGCACCTGCCCATCAAGCAATTCGCCAAGTTGTACCATTTCTAACTGAAGATACGGTGATGTACCCACATATTGAAGGCCTGAAACGATTGATTCAAGCAGGCAAATTGGCCTTAGCCGAATGA
- a CDS encoding SH3 domain-containing protein — protein sequence MSQNRFRPYDRPDDETSPTAPTRRIDQAELRKDDQSWQGMVNNDWRSDRRRVNTSRTSPIDTFNTQGVASWLSKGGYRYVVIATVVVIVLIIFILYSNRPGQTDDPNGNNTGLNLPNQPTAEIIVGPSPTPEGLIPTDNTQIPSEGPIFAVTGTGSDGLFLRDQPGGNIVKTMPEGTQLTKLSEQDINGILWYQVREVETQIEGWCSAQFLVPAQ from the coding sequence ATGAGCCAAAACCGCTTTCGTCCCTATGACCGTCCAGATGACGAAACCAGCCCAACCGCCCCTACCCGTCGGATCGACCAAGCCGAGTTACGCAAAGATGATCAGTCGTGGCAAGGTATGGTCAACAACGATTGGCGCTCGGATCGCCGCCGCGTCAATACCAGCCGCACCAGCCCAATCGATACCTTTAATACCCAAGGGGTTGCCTCTTGGCTCAGTAAAGGTGGCTATCGCTATGTTGTAATTGCCACAGTTGTGGTGATTGTGCTGATCATTTTCATCTTGTATTCGAATCGCCCTGGTCAAACTGATGATCCCAATGGCAATAATACAGGATTGAATCTCCCCAACCAACCAACTGCTGAAATTATCGTTGGGCCATCACCCACTCCTGAGGGCTTGATTCCCACCGATAATACCCAAATTCCCAGTGAAGGCCCAATTTTTGCGGTAACTGGCACTGGCAGCGATGGCTTGTTCCTGCGTGATCAGCCAGGTGGCAATATCGTTAAAACCATGCCCGAAGGAACTCAGTTAACCAAACTGAGTGAGCAAGATATCAATGGAATCCTGTGGTATCAAGTTCGCGAGGTCGAGACCCAGATCGAGGGGTGGTGTTCAGCTCAATTTTTGGTGCCAGCTCAATAA
- the mgtE gene encoding magnesium transporter: MTKILDIRPALDDVRAALDAGSIDQATLLVASLHPADAAAILDELESDELYEVFARLNLEHGADVLIELDTDSQVELAETLTSDQLSDLLEQMEPDDAADVLVELEPAQIAATLAAMDPEDSDDVRQLMEHDEESAGGLMTSHVVTLRDRLNAQQAIDLLRGLQPEDESVYYLYVVDANDGLVGVVSLRSLVMAPAQTLLSEIMDRNVITASVETDQEECARLLARYDLLALPVVDAQRRIVGAVTADDIIDVIEEEATEDMYRLANLPQDEDVEDSLFRSSRRRLFWLFINLPTAILAAWVVSQFDGTVEKVTALVPFMPIIAGMGGNAGIQTLTLIVRSIALGEVATGQGFRALGREVGIGAINGVAFGSAIGLLGWLWQGKPMLGVVAGCAMLLNLVSAAIAGTVVPLTLKLFRVDPALASGVIVTTVTDVTGYSCLLGLATILIRYLI, translated from the coding sequence ATGACCAAAATCCTCGATATTCGGCCAGCCTTAGACGACGTGCGGGCTGCGCTCGACGCTGGTTCAATTGACCAAGCAACCCTATTGGTGGCCAGCCTGCATCCGGCTGATGCTGCCGCCATCCTCGATGAACTCGAATCTGATGAATTGTATGAGGTGTTTGCTCGCCTCAACCTCGAACATGGCGCAGATGTTTTAATTGAGCTTGATACCGATTCGCAAGTGGAACTGGCCGAAACCCTCACCAGCGATCAACTCTCCGATTTGCTTGAGCAGATGGAGCCAGATGATGCAGCTGATGTGTTGGTTGAGCTTGAGCCAGCGCAAATTGCCGCCACCCTCGCCGCCATGGACCCCGAAGATTCCGACGATGTACGCCAATTGATGGAGCACGACGAGGAGAGCGCTGGCGGCTTGATGACCTCGCATGTCGTGACCCTACGCGATCGATTAAACGCCCAGCAAGCGATCGATTTATTGCGTGGTTTGCAGCCAGAAGACGAATCGGTCTACTATTTGTATGTGGTTGATGCCAATGATGGCTTAGTTGGTGTCGTCAGTTTACGCTCGTTGGTGATGGCTCCAGCCCAAACCTTGCTTAGCGAGATTATGGATCGCAATGTCATTACCGCCAGTGTTGAAACCGACCAAGAAGAATGTGCCCGTTTGTTGGCGCGTTACGACTTGTTGGCCTTGCCAGTGGTTGATGCGCAACGGCGGATTGTTGGGGCGGTCACTGCCGATGATATTATCGACGTAATCGAGGAAGAAGCCACCGAGGATATGTATCGCTTGGCCAACTTGCCACAAGATGAAGATGTTGAAGATTCATTATTTCGTTCATCGCGGCGGCGTTTGTTTTGGCTGTTTATCAATTTGCCCACCGCAATTTTGGCCGCTTGGGTGGTAAGCCAATTCGATGGCACGGTCGAAAAAGTAACCGCATTAGTGCCATTTATGCCAATTATTGCTGGCATGGGTGGCAACGCCGGAATTCAAACGTTGACCTTGATTGTGCGTTCGATCGCTTTGGGTGAGGTGGCAACTGGCCAAGGCTTCCGCGCATTAGGTCGCGAAGTCGGCATTGGCGCAATCAACGGAGTGGCATTTGGCAGTGCAATTGGTTTGTTGGGTTGGTTATGGCAAGGGAAGCCAATGTTAGGGGTAGTTGCAGGCTGTGCGATGTTGCTAAATTTGGTATCGGCGGCAATTGCTGGAACCGTCGTGCCATTGACCCTCAAGCTCTTTCGAGTTGACCCAGCTTTGGCTTCTGGCGTGATTGTGACTACCGTGACCGATGTAACTGGCTATAGCTGCCTGCTTGGTTTGGCCACAATCTTGATTCGCTATTTAATCTAG
- a CDS encoding diguanylate cyclase encodes MTKRRSVLRISSRQRTHFQANPWRIRRMITELHALHEIRHAINQALELDTVLEEIYSQTSRLMDTRQFYLALYSPEQELIEFALAVENGQRVSWPARPYANGLTEWILQHRRPLRINAHNLDPAVAPIIVGQPVQSFLGVPIVLGEQVLGVMSVQSVERAEAYSAHDEQILTMIADQAAVAIAHAKRFAAVDQQLQVRVAQLETLEATIRDLNETLDVDTILNRLLDRIQPIMHADAGMVCLLDTEQQRLYIRAIQGYPSEVRRFQFEGWPIDRGIAGLVARTGQPDWTADIRNSSYYVNSRPTTLSQMTVPIVHSGKVLGVMILESDRVGTFNDDTTRFVSQIADHAALSIHNAHIHQQAVEQQALLAQRSQQLNEVLRISQALSANLNLNDLLPEIVRAIQASLGFNIALLSLVDQERPTFMRRRAVVGVPDERWFELRDQLVPIEWYRSVMREEFRISRSYYIPHSHTSYTAIWGSNTDTYRPDLGERRPYEWHQDDALFVPLYDSDNNLISILSVDDPRDRRKPSFESVQVLEIFATQAAIAIENAHLYTITQQLAITDGLTGLFNQRHFMTMLDREVALAYRYNYPLSLLALDIDYFKQYNDNYGHLVGNVLLRDFARLICENVRDVDIVSRNGGEEFTIILPKTDQAGAVLLAERLRIRTAEHLFGQGHITVSIGVATLNNNWDAHTLHDQADQALYRAKNSGRNLVISVP; translated from the coding sequence ATGACCAAGCGACGATCCGTGCTACGGATCTCCTCGCGGCAACGAACTCACTTTCAAGCCAATCCTTGGCGAATTCGGCGCATGATCACCGAGTTGCATGCGCTGCACGAGATTCGCCACGCGATTAACCAGGCCTTGGAATTGGATACGGTGCTAGAGGAGATTTATAGTCAAACATCGCGATTAATGGATACCCGCCAATTTTACTTGGCGTTATACTCGCCTGAACAAGAATTGATCGAGTTTGCCTTGGCAGTTGAAAATGGCCAGCGCGTCTCTTGGCCGGCCCGCCCTTATGCCAATGGCTTAACCGAATGGATTTTGCAGCATCGCCGCCCCCTGCGGATCAACGCCCATAACCTTGATCCTGCGGTTGCACCGATTATCGTTGGGCAACCTGTCCAATCATTTTTAGGGGTTCCAATTGTGCTTGGTGAGCAGGTTCTCGGGGTTATGAGTGTACAATCGGTCGAACGAGCCGAGGCCTATTCTGCCCATGATGAACAAATTTTGACCATGATCGCCGATCAGGCTGCTGTCGCGATTGCCCATGCCAAGCGCTTTGCAGCGGTTGATCAACAGTTGCAAGTCCGCGTCGCCCAACTTGAAACCCTCGAAGCGACCATCCGCGATTTAAATGAAACCCTTGATGTCGATACGATTCTCAATCGCTTACTTGACCGTATCCAGCCCATTATGCATGCTGATGCTGGGATGGTGTGTTTGCTCGATACCGAACAGCAACGCTTATATATCCGGGCAATTCAGGGCTACCCATCTGAAGTTCGGCGCTTCCAATTTGAGGGCTGGCCAATTGATCGTGGGATTGCTGGCTTAGTTGCTCGTACAGGCCAACCTGACTGGACTGCTGATATTCGTAATTCAAGTTACTATGTTAATTCGCGGCCAACCACATTAAGCCAAATGACGGTGCCAATTGTGCATAGTGGCAAAGTTCTAGGCGTAATGATTCTCGAAAGTGATCGAGTTGGTACATTTAATGATGATACGACGCGCTTTGTAAGCCAAATTGCTGATCATGCGGCGCTTTCAATTCATAATGCCCATATTCATCAGCAAGCAGTTGAACAACAAGCATTGTTGGCTCAACGTTCACAACAACTTAATGAAGTGCTTCGGATCAGTCAAGCATTAAGCGCCAACCTTAATTTAAATGATCTACTACCCGAAATTGTTCGAGCGATTCAAGCAAGTTTGGGTTTTAATATTGCCTTACTGAGTTTAGTTGATCAAGAACGCCCGACCTTTATGCGCCGCCGTGCAGTGGTTGGCGTGCCTGATGAGCGCTGGTTTGAATTACGCGATCAATTAGTGCCAATTGAATGGTATCGTAGCGTGATGCGCGAAGAATTTCGAATTAGCCGCTCGTATTATATTCCGCATAGCCATACCAGTTATACCGCCATTTGGGGCAGCAATACCGATACCTATCGGCCTGATTTAGGCGAACGTCGGCCATATGAATGGCATCAAGATGATGCATTGTTTGTACCGTTGTACGATTCTGATAATAATTTAATTAGTATTCTCTCAGTCGATGATCCACGTGATCGGCGGAAACCATCGTTTGAATCGGTGCAGGTATTAGAAATTTTTGCCACTCAAGCAGCAATCGCAATTGAAAATGCCCATTTATATACAATTACTCAACAATTAGCAATAACCGATGGCTTAACTGGCTTGTTCAATCAACGCCATTTTATGACGATGCTTGATCGTGAAGTGGCATTGGCCTATCGCTACAACTATCCATTATCATTATTGGCTTTAGATATTGATTATTTCAAGCAATATAATGATAACTATGGCCACTTGGTTGGCAATGTGCTGCTGCGCGATTTTGCACGGCTTATTTGCGAAAATGTGCGTGATGTTGATATTGTTTCGCGCAACGGCGGCGAAGAATTTACGATCATTTTGCCTAAAACTGACCAAGCAGGTGCAGTGTTGTTAGCCGAACGGCTGCGAATTCGCACTGCCGAACATCTTTTTGGCCAAGGCCATATTACGGTCAGCATCGGCGTTGCCACCCTCAACAACAATTGGGATGCCCATACGTTGCACGATCAAGCTGACCAAGCGCTGTATCGGGCCAAAAATTCTGGGCGTAATCTGGTTATCAGCGTCCCTTAA
- a CDS encoding gamma-glutamyl-gamma-aminobutyrate hydrolase family protein gives MPSTLPIIGIPCATYARPHPYPLAHGNNETYIRAVEVAGGVPLLIPLVQHEATLLAAFQAVDGLLFAGGVDLDPAYYSEEPHPALGSVNREQDRVEMQLLAWAKQFHKPVFAICRGFQLLNVAYGGTLYQDLPSQYQPNLNHDESFTRQQRDLPAHELRLANDSKLAELLGTTPFAVNTMHHQGVKDLGTELQAVGWSDDGLIEAVEDPQRPWVVGVQCHPEELVRGEDLRWQAIFKAFVEAAKASRNEAIQA, from the coding sequence ATGCCATCAACTTTGCCGATTATTGGGATACCGTGCGCAACCTATGCCCGCCCACATCCCTATCCCCTCGCTCATGGCAATAACGAAACCTATATTCGGGCAGTTGAAGTTGCAGGTGGCGTGCCGCTCTTGATTCCTTTGGTGCAGCACGAGGCCACGCTGTTAGCGGCATTTCAGGCTGTCGATGGGTTGTTATTCGCTGGCGGCGTTGATCTCGACCCAGCCTACTATAGCGAGGAGCCGCATCCAGCGCTTGGTTCAGTCAACCGCGAACAAGATCGGGTTGAGATGCAGCTTTTGGCTTGGGCCAAGCAATTTCATAAGCCAGTTTTTGCCATTTGCCGTGGCTTTCAGCTGTTGAATGTGGCCTATGGCGGCACGCTCTATCAAGATTTGCCCTCGCAGTATCAGCCAAATCTCAACCATGATGAATCGTTTACCCGCCAACAACGCGATTTGCCAGCCCACGAATTGCGCCTCGCTAATGATTCCAAATTGGCTGAGCTCCTTGGCACAACTCCCTTTGCCGTTAATACGATGCATCATCAAGGGGTCAAAGATCTGGGGACTGAACTGCAGGCAGTTGGTTGGTCGGATGATGGCTTGATTGAAGCTGTCGAAGATCCTCAACGTCCATGGGTTGTTGGCGTGCAGTGCCACCCCGAAGAGTTGGTACGCGGCGAGGATTTGCGCTGGCAGGCAATTTTTAAGGCCTTTGTTGAAGCAGCCAAAGCATCTCGCAACGAGGCGATTCAGGCATGA